The following are encoded together in the Hydractinia symbiolongicarpus strain clone_291-10 chromosome 14, HSymV2.1, whole genome shotgun sequence genome:
- the LOC130625701 gene encoding uncharacterized protein LOC130625701 produces MDLIVGLILLTFNVCYVKGIKAATKRDKKCSQFKSQTEIFTDQNGCFQIFSEMSSIRKACYKNYHATCKSKPSIITFVVSKHMVSDDYNYVIHLNMTSMIQEQRKGCWGALLRYKTTDDSVEKCQYKQIMEEYVEFPFEFYTSKTYTYNVTLLPTGDTIKSSWTSPSQCELSTSDYVKSAIKRTYNSINYCFNRNPKVSIRKFTKAQCEKHNFDKVKVTDMLNKKLEVTENCSFLLTKTEPNEGEDLQKDYLMAIVVLCIGLFFILLLTVACFVKGHAKRSRAISYDSKEEQKMIESKNSVDGSTSVMILNRPGCELLEVFLRDFAFVLSSYGVKVKMSLLEQSEIDAEGGIASYMQKHINECDYILIMCTENTNEHNVISRHRPYEFAVRMIGGLAFHQNDSSRYIPIYLSSYKEAVKFIPSFVNASMSFGYQVPKDIKKLLLRITSEKQLQTTADRTAKDKFFINKMENQRKKIMKEQHLNCIKEYCTKGMCHGSVVNLSSIWPTTVHSSKWSSSDSVAKNIVDDIFTESTS; encoded by the exons ATGGACCTGATCGTTGGGctcattttattaacttttaacGTCTGTTATGTCAAG GGAATAAAGGCTGCAACTAAAAGAG ACAAAAAATGTTCGCAGTTCAAATCTCAAACTGAAATCTTTACTGATCAAA ATGGATGCTTTCAAATTTTCTCAGAAATGTCCAGCATTAGAAAGGCTTGCTACAAAAATTACCATGCAACTTGCAAAAGTAAGCCTTCGATAATAACATTCGTCGTCTCGAAGCATATGGTCAGCGACGATTATAATTACGTCATACATCTTAACATGACGTCGATGATACAGGAGCAGAGGAAAG GTTGTTGGGGAGCTCTTCTACGGTATAAAACAACTGATGATTCGGTGGAGAAATGCCAATACAAGCAGATAATGGAG GAATATGTGGaatttccatttgagttttatacAAGCAAAACCTACACATATAACGTCACACTGTTACCAACTGGAGACACGATCAAATCCTCCTGGACATCCCCAA gtcAATGCGAACTGTCAACTTCGGATTATGTCAAAAGTg CCATTAAAAGGACGTACAATTCCATTAATTATTGTTTTAACAGAAATCCAA aagtatcaataagaaaatttaCGAAAGCGCAATGTGAGAAGCACAATTTCGACAAAGTTAAAGTTACAGACATGTTAAACAAGAAGCTGGAAGTGACAGAAAATTGCAGCTTTCTTTTAACTAAAACTGAACCCAACGAAGGGGAAGATTTACAAAAAGATTACCTAATGGCCATTGTTGTTTTGTGCATAGGTCTCTTCTTTATCCTGCTTTTAACTGTGGCGTGTTTTGTTAAAGGCCATGCAAAAAGATCACGTGCAATTTCCTATGATTccaaagaagaacaaaaaatgATCGAATCAAAAAACTCAG TTGATGGAAGCACGTCAGTTATGATTTTAAATCGCCCTGGATGTGAACTTTTAGAAGTATTTCTTCGTGATTTTGCTTTTGTGCTCAGCTCTTACGGCGTCAAGGTTAAGATGTCATTGCTTGAACAAAGCGAGATTGATGCAGAGGGTGGAATAGCATCGTATATGCAGAAGCATATTAATGAATGCGACTACATTCTTATTATGTGCACAGAAAACACAAATG AGCATAATGTAATCTCAAGGCACAGACCTTATGAATTTGCTGTGAGAATGATCGGAGGATTGGCATTTCATCAAAACGACTCTTCTCGTTATATTCCAATATATTTATCATCGTATAAAGAAGCAGTGAAGTTTATACCATCATTTGTTAACGCATCAATGTCTTTTGGATATCAGGTGCCGaaagatataaaaaagttacttttaagAATTACTTCTGAAAAGCAGTTACAAACAACAGCTGACAGGACAGCAAAagacaaattttttattaataaaatggAAAACCAAAGAAAGAAGATAATGAAAGAACAACACTTGAATTGCATTAAAGAATATTGCACAAAG GGTATGTGCCATGGCAGTGTTGTAAATCTTTCATCAATTTGGCCAACGACTGTTCATTCTTCTAAATGGTCTTCTTCAGATTCTGTAGCGAAGAATATTGTAGATGATATATTTACAGAGTCGACTTCCTAA
- the LOC130625250 gene encoding dynein heavy chain-like, whose protein sequence is MYSNPSSLYILFYILNYIKGYNTVQFITQYTTSYTIQYTTSYTIQYTTSYTMQYTTSYTMQYTTSYTIQYTTSYTMQYTTSYTMQYTTSYTIQYTTSYTIQYTTSYTMQYTTSYTMQYTTSYTIQYTTSYTMQYTTSYTMQYTTSYTIQYTTSYTMQYTTSYTMQYTTSYTIQYTTSYTMQYTTSYTIQYTTSYTIQYTTSYTMQYTTSYTMQYTTSYTIQYTTSYTMQYTTSYTMQYTTSYTIQYTTSYTMQYTTSYTMQYTTSYTIQYTTSYTIQYTT, encoded by the coding sequence ATGTACAGTAATCCTTCATCACTTTACATCCTTTTTTACATTCTAAACTACATAAAAGGATATAATACTGTACAATTTATTACACAATATACTACATCATATACTATACAATATACTACATCATATACCATCCAATATACTACATCATATACCATGCAATATACTACATCATATACCATGCAATATACTACATCATATACTATACAATATACTACATCATATACCATGCAATATACTACATCATATACCATGCAATATACTACATCATATACTATACAATATACTACATCATATACCATCCAATATACTACATCATATACCATGCAATATACTACATCATATACCATGCAATATACTACATCATATACTATACAATATACTACATCATATACCATGCAATATACTACATCATATACCATGCAATATACTACATCATATACTATACAATATACTACATCATATACCATGCAATATACTACATCATATACCATGCAATATACTACATCATATACTATACAATATACTACATCATATACCATGCAATATACTACATCATATACTATACAATATACTACATCATATACCATCCAATATACTACATCATATACCATGCAATATACTACATCATATACCATGCAATATACTACATCATATACTATACAATATACTACATCATATACCATGCAATATACTACATCATATACCATGCAATATACTACATCATATACTATACAATATACTACATCATATACCATGCAATATACTACATCATATACCATGCAATATACTACATCATATACTATACAATATACTACATCATATACTATACAATATACTACATAA